The Rattus norvegicus strain BN/NHsdMcwi chromosome 2, GRCr8, whole genome shotgun sequence nucleotide sequence tctggtttaatttcagtgaaatcaatttcccaatggatgtcgggacggtgtcccctaggacgaactccttgtccaatcatgatccttcccaggttaacctgagcgcacgctttgtaactctcagtcaccttttgtatcgctttgtcccgatttaaaaaacacagatttatctcttcccgatctagtaaggtttttatcttcttaaaccccaaatgggttaatttgtgtaaaaaggagatcaattcaaaagtcctttgtagacccactgttttagttgagggtggtagatggcccccatttttttctaggagctctatgtcctcatgggcataaacccaactagtTTGTctcactggtgggggcgtgggttggtctgggctatttaagggcaagatttatttgctcatggccgcttctcgcgccgtggcatcggccagcggtttcttcgtgcctctgggttgtgccctttctggtgtcctggacaatgtataatactcagtcttttgggcaagaatagggcttctaagagggccagaattttagccttatttttaatatctttatctttagatgtgagcagcccccgcctctggtagatctccccgtggatgtgtgctgtggcaaaggcataacggctgtctgtatatacatttagcctcttaccttttgtcatcttgagtgcctgagtcaaggcgatgagttcagcccgttgtgtggaggtaccagcaggcagggctttcgcccaaatcactttgtcctccgtagtgaccgcagctccagcctttcgctctccctctgccaagaagctgttgtcatccgtgtaccatgtgtggtcagcattctgaagaggctggtccgataggtccggcctggttctatgtacttctgtgaggatttgtaggcagtcatgctgttctgcctcctctggtaggggaagcaaggtggcaggattgagggcgactacgggtccaaactgaacctgttctgcatccagtaacaaggcttggtagtgggtcatgtgggaattagagagccagcggtctgggggctgctttaccaaggcctccactgtgtggggtgctaggatggtaagtggctgtcccaaagtcaattttttagcatccttgatcaggacagcaatagcagccaccatctttaggcacggtggccagccggaggccacagggtccaatttcttagacaggtaggccacagggcgtttttagggtcccaacctttgtgttaggacccctttagcatacccctgtttctcatcgatgaacagttactgagcaaattgtaagggtttggaacagtcggatgaatatcttttatcctcttgttgacctttctcaagtcttgtattggcctataatctctagtgccgggtttcttaacaggcagaagaggcgtatttcaaggcgaccggcaggggactaggatgccttgatccagaagcctcataatgtgaggccttataccttgataagcttcatgtgacagggggtattgttttatggagactggagttgtaattaaggggggctgttggagcgccaaccccatcccaccagtctctgtccaagccagtgtcctgtcccggttcatagggttagaacttgaaggggagttccgtgggggccagttatttgggcccctccttcctcaaaatgaatttgtgcttttagtttggtgagcaggtcacggcccagcagagggtacaggCAGtctggaac carries:
- the LOC134485856 gene encoding uncharacterized protein LOC134485856, yielding MVAAIAVLIKDAKKLTLGQPLTILAPHTVEALVKQPPDRWLSNSHMTHYQALLLDAEQVQFGPVVALNPATLLPLPEEAEQHDCLQILTEVHRTRPDLSDQPLQNADHTWYTDDNSFLAEGERKAGAAVTTEDKVIWAKALPAGTSTQRAELIALTQALKMTKGKRLNVYTDSRYAFATAHIHGEIYQRRGLLTSKDKDIKNKAKILALLEALFLPKRLSIIHCPGHQKGHNPEARRNRWPMPRREKRP